One window of the Marmota flaviventris isolate mMarFla1 chromosome 2, mMarFla1.hap1, whole genome shotgun sequence genome contains the following:
- the Lama5 gene encoding laminin subunit alpha-5 isoform X3, translating into MAPRDARLRTRSALGAGGPRGPTPLLLAGLVLLGAARARAPEDGDFSLHPPYFNLAEGARISASATCGEEAPARGPPRPTEDLYCKLVGGPVAGGDPNQTIQGQYCDICTAAQSNKAHPVSNAIDGTERWWQSPPLSRGLEYNEVNVTLDLGQVFHVAYVLIKFANSPRPDLWVLERSTDFGHSYQPWQFFASSKRDCLERFGPRTLERIAQDDHVICTTEYSRIVPLENGEIVVSLVNGRPGARNFSYSPLLRDFTKATNIRLRFLRTNTLLGHLMGKALRDPTVTRRYYYSIKDISIGGRCVCHGHADVCDAKDPADPFRLQCACQHNTCGGSCDRCCPGFNQQPWRPATSDSANECQSCNCHGHAHDCYYDPEVDRRNASQNQDNAYQGGGVCIDCQHHTTGINCERCLPGFYRSPDHPLDSPHVCRPCNCESAFTDGTCEDLTGRCYCRPNFTGEQCDACAEGFTDFPHCYPVPASPSDTGEQVLPAGQIVNCDCSAAGTQGNACRKDPRVGRCVCKPNFQGAHCELCAPGFYGPGCQPCQCSSPGVADGFCDPDSGQCRCRVGFEGARCDRCAPGYSHFPLCQLCGCSAVGTLPEGCNEAGHCPCRPGFDGPHCDRCQLGHHSYPDCHACTCDPRGALDQHCGASGLCRCRPGYMGATCQECSPGFHGFPACTPCHCSPDGSLHTACDPRSGQCSCRPRVTGLRCDTCVAGAYNFPSCEAGSCHPAGLAPADPTLPEAQTACTCRAHVEGPSCDRCKPGFWGLSPTNPEGCTRCSCDPRGTLGGVVECQLGSGQCSCKPHVCGQSCAACKDGFFGLDRADYFGCRSCRCDVGGALGQGCEPRTGACRCRPNTQGLTCSEPARDHYLPDLLHLRQELEDAATPEGHAVRFGFNPLEFESFSWRGYAHMSAIQPRIVARLNVTSPDLFRLVFRYVNRGPMSVSGRVSVREEGKIVACINCTEQSQLVTFLPSTEPSFVTVPQRGLGEPFVLNPGIWALLVEAEGVLLDYVALLPSAYYEAALLQLRVTEACTHRPSAQHSGENCLLHAYLPLDGFPSAAGLDALCRLDNSLPRPCPREQLSPSHPPLAACLGSDVDVQLQIVVPRPGRYVLVVEYANEDARQEVGVAVHSPQQAPQQGTLTIHPCPYSTLCRGPALDTQHHLATFLLDSEASVRLTAEQARFFLHSVSLVPLGDFSMELVEPRVRCVGSHGTFGPGSAACLPSRFPKPPQPIVLRDCQVLPLPPGLPLTHSQELTPGAPPAGPQPRPPTAVDPDAEPTLLRHPQGTVVFTTQVPTLGRYAFLLHSYQPAHPTFPVEVLINGGRIWQGHANASFCPHGYGCRTLVLCEGQAVLDVTDPELTVTVRVPEGRWLWLDYILVVPAEVYSSSYLREEPLDKSYDFISHCAAHGYHISPSSSSLFCRNAAASLSLFYNNGARPCGCHEVGATGPSCERFGGQCPCRAHVIGRDCSRCATGYWGFPNCRPCDCGTRLCDERTGRCICPPRTVPPDCLVCQPQTFGCHPLVGCEECNCSGPGVQELTDPTCDVDSGQCRCRPNVTGRRCDSCAPGFHGYPRCLPCQCHEAGTAPSICDPITGHCHCKENVQGPRCDQCRLGTFSLEAANPKGCTRCFCFGATESCRSSVHGRHEFVDMEGWTLLSSDRQVVPHEWRAATELLHADLRRVDDTFPELYWQAPRSYLGDRVSSYGGTLRYELHSETQRGDVFIPTESRPDVVLQGNQMSIMFLEPAYPAPGHVHRGQLQLVEGNFRHLETHSAVSREELMMVLAGLEQLQIRALFSQTSSAISLGRVVLEVASKAGRGPPASSVELCMCPANYRGDSCQECAPGYYRDIKGLFLGRCVPCQCHGHSDRCLPGSGICVGCQHNTEGDHCERCQTGFVRGSSGDPTAPCVSCPCPLAVPSNNFAEGCVLRGGRTQCLCRPGYAGASCERCAPGFFGNPLVLGSVCQPCDCSGNGDPNVIVSDCDPLTGACRGCLHHTTGPRCERCAPGFYGNALLPGNCTRCDCSPCGTETCDPQSGHCLCKTGVAGQRCDRCQEGHFGFEGCGGCQPCACGPAAESSKCHPQTGQCQCQPGAGGLQCRECAPGHWGHPEQGCRRCQCPEGHCDLHTGRCTCPPGLSGERCDTCGQQHQVPVPGGPGGHGVHCEVCDHCVVLLLDDLERAGALLPTLREQLQGVNASSVAWARLHRLNASIVDLQSQLRSPLGPRHEMTQQLQALEEQSTNLGQDVQQLGGQAAGARDWAGQLLGTTEATLSRVQVLLGTLQAVDHTLNELASQMGHLSPANASVPSGEQLRQTLAEVERLLQEMRARDLEAPRAVAETELAEAQRLLARVQDQLTSRWEENQALATRTRNQLAQHEASLMDLREALNRAVDTTLEAEELNSHNLARLEEALQRKQELSRDNATLQDTLQAARHTLARVSELLHGMDQAEEDLEHLAANLDGARTPLLQKIQTFSPAGSKVDLVEAAEAHAQQLDQLAHNLSSIILGVNQDRFIQRAVEASNAYSSILEAVQAAEVAAGQAQQQASRTWEVVVQQGLAAQAQQLLTNSSALEEAVRGQQQRLGLARVTLQGARTQLHDVQAKKDQLAAQIQATQAMLAMDTDGTAEKISHAKTVAREAQDTAARVQSQLKDMQRNVERWQGQFGGLQGQDLGQVVLDTGRSVSTLEKTLPQLLAKLGDLENRGGHNASLALSANIGRVRELIAQARGAASKVKVPMKFNGRSWVQLRAPRDLADLAAYTALKFYLQDSEPAPPPGQDAGDHFVLYMGSRQATGDYMGVSLRNQKVHWVYRLGEAGTATLSVDQNIGEQFAAVSMDRTLQFGHMSVTVENQMVHETKGDTEAPGAEGLLSLRPDDFVFYVGGYPSNFTPPAPLHFPGYRGCIEMDTLNEEVISLYNFERTFLLNTAVDKPCARSKSTGDPWLTDGSYLDGTGFARIGFERQPSSTKRFEQELRLVSHSGIIFFLEHQGQFLCLAVREGSLVLLFDFGAGLKEAIPLQPPPPLTAASKAPLPLQIQVFLLAGSRKRVLVRVERATVFSVDQDNALELADAYYLGGVPPEQLPPSLLGLFPSGGSIRGCVKGIKALGKYVDLKRLNTSGISFGCTADLLVGRAVALHGHGFLPLALPAVVPLTSDDFYSGFGFRSTQDDGLLYYHTSPDGSCQVSLQQGHMVLQFLRTEVKIDGVFADGASHYVTFYRNGTELMVSVDDQLQPTMRHQGPRLPTPEGPPQLFLGGQPESGILPNFSGCISNVFVKRLQGPQRVLDLQQNLGGVNVSTGCAPASPRTQTLGQGPRGLRAAVRKASHPSRRPSQGSACRPPLHLRTIQDAYQFGGPLPSHLEFAGVLVPQRSRIAMLVRPDAPRGLLLLAAPLTASSPSLALFLSHGYLVAQTEGPGLQLRVQSRQRLRAGRWHTVSVRWEESRIRLLVDGTRARSQKGRPQRVTAPWSHTLFVGGLPVGRHSPKLPVATGLSGCVKGLQLNGEPLGDPTQIVGVTPCPSGPLQDGLFFPGGGVLTLDLPEATLPDVRLELEVRPLAATGLVFHLGRTQDAPYLQLQLSKEQVLLRADDGAGEFATWVTHPTVLCDGKWHRLAAIKGGSVIRLEVDTHSNHTVGPSPGTLADAPAPLHLGGLPALLVLLHLPQSPQRQRLDAPPFRAA; encoded by the exons GTTTTCCACGTGGCCTACGTGCTCATCAAGTTCGCCAACTCCCCGCGGCCAGACCTCTGGGTGCTGGAGCGGTCCACGGACTTTGGCCACTCCTACCAGCCGTGGCAGTTCTTCGCCT CCTCCAAGAGGGATTGCCTGGAGCGCTTCGGGCCTCGGACGCTGGAGCGCATCGCCCAGGACGACCATGTCATCTGTACCACAGAGTATTCGCGCATAGTGCCCCTGGAGAATGGCGAG ATTGTGGTGTCCCTGGTCAACGGGCGCCCGGGAGCCAGGAACTTCTCCTACTCCCCGCTGCTGCGGGATTTCACCAAAGCCACCAATATCCGGCTGCGCTTCCTGCGCACCAACACCCTGCTGGGCCACCTCATGGGCAAGGCGCTGCGGGACCCCACCGTCACCCGCCGG TACTACTACAGCATCAAGGACATCAGCATCGGAGGCCGCTGCGTCTGCCACGGCCACGCGGACGTTTGTGACGCCAAAGACCCCGCAGACCCTTTCAG GCTGCAGTGTGCATGCCAGCACAACACATGTGGGGGCTCCTGTGACCGCTGCTGCCCTGGCTTCAACCAGCAGCCATGGAGGCCAGCCACCTCTGACAGCGCCAACGAGTGCCAGT CCTGTAACTGCCACGGCCATGCCCATGACTGCTATTATGACCCTGAGGTGGACAGGCGCAATGCCAGCCAGAACCAGGACAACGCGTACCAGGGTGGGGGCGTCTGCATCGACTGCCAG caccacaccacCGGCATCAACTGTGAACGCTGCCTGCCCGGCTTCTACCGTTCCCCGGACCACCCTCTGGACTCGCCCCATGTCTGCCGCC CCTGCAACTGTGAGTCGGCCTTCACTGACGGGACCTGTGAGGACCTGACTGGCCGCTGCTACTGCCGGCCGAACTTCACAGGGGAGCAGTGTGACGCATGTGCCGAGGGCTTCACAGACTTCCCGCACTGCTACC CCGTGCCCGCCTCCCCCAGTGACACAGGGGAGCAGGTGCTACCAGCTGGACAGATCGTGA ACTGTGACTGCAGTGCCGCAGGGACCCAGGGCAACGCCTGCCGGAAGGACCCGCGGGTGGGACGCTGCGTGTGCAAGCCCAACTTCCAGGGAGCCCACTGTGAGCTCTGCGCCCCTGGGTTCTACGGCCCAGGCTGCCAGC CTTGTCAGTGCTCCAGCCCTGGAGTGGCTGATGGCTTCTGCGACCCTGACTCAGGCCAGTGCAGGTGCCGTGTGGGTTTTGAGGGGGCCCGATGTGATCGCTGTGCCCCTGGCTACTCCCACTTCCCTCTGTGCCAAT TGTGTGGCTGCAGCGCTGTGGGGACCTTGCCTGAAGGCTGCAACGAGGCTGGTCACTGCCCTTGCCGGCCTGGGTTTGATGGCCCTCATTGTGACCGCTGTCAACTGGGCCACCACAGTTACCCCGACTGCCATG CTTGCACCTGTGACCCCCGGGGGGCCCTGGACCAGCACTGTGGGGCGAGTGGTTTGTGCCGCTGCCGCCCCGGCTACATGGGCGCCACTTGCCAGGAGTGTAGCCCCGGCTTCCACGGCTTCCCCGCCTGCACTC CCTGCCACTGCTCGCCCGACGGCTCTCTGCACACAGCCTGCGACCCCCGGAGTGGGCAGTGCAGCTGCAGGCCCCGTGTGACTGGGCTGCGGTGTGACACGTGTGTGGCTGGCGCCTATAACTTCCCCTCCTGCGAAG CTGGCTCCTGTCACCCTGCTGGCCTGGCCCCTGCTGACCCCACCCTTCCTGAG GCACAGACGGCCTGCACGTGCCGGGCTCACGTGGAGGGACCCAGCTGTGACCGCTGCAAACCTGGGTTCTGGGGGCTGAGCCCCACCAACCCTGAGGGCTGCACCC GCTGCAGCTGTGACCCCAGGGGCACCTTGGGTGGAGTTGTCGAGTGCCAGCTG GGCAGCGGTCAGTGCTCCTGCAAGCCCCACGTGTGCGGCCAGAGCTGTGCAGCCTGCAAGGACGGCTTCTTCGGGCTGGATCGGGCCGACTACTTTGGCTGCCGCA GCTGCCGGTGTGACGTTGGTGGTGCACTGGGCCAGGGCTGTGAGCCGAGGACGGGCGCCTGCCGGTGCCGCCCCAACACCCAGGGCCTTACCTGCAGCGA GCCAGCAAGGGACCACTACCTGCCCGACCTGCTCCACCTGCGGCAGGAACTGGAGGACGCAGCCACACCCGAGGGCCACGCCGTGCGTTTTGGCTTCAACCCCCTGGAGTTTGAGAGCTTCAGCTGGAGGGGCTACGCACACATGTCGGCCATCCAG CCCAGGATCGTGGCCAGGCTGAACGTGACCTCCCCTGACCTCTTCCGGCTGGTCTTTCGCTATGTCAACCGAGGGCCCATGAGTGTGAGCGGGCGGGTCTCTGTGCGTGAGGAGGGCAAGATTGTGGCCTGCATCAACT GCACAGAGCAGAGCCAGCTTGTGACCTTCTTGCCCAGCACTGAGCCCTCCTTTGTCACTGTGCCCCAAAGGGGGCTCGGGGAGCCCTTTGTGCTGAACCCTGGcatctgggccctgctggtggaGGCTGAAGGGGTGCTTCTG GACTACGTGGCCCTGCTGCCGAGCGCCTACTATGAGGCAGCCCTCCTGCAGCTGCGTGTGACTGAGGCCTGCACCCACCGCCCCTCTGCTCAGCACTCTGGCGAGAA CTGCCTCCTTCATGCCTACCTCCCCCTGGACGGCTTCCCCTCGGCTGCTGGGCTGGACGCCCTGTGTCGTCTTGACAACAGCCTGCCCCGGCCCTGCCCCAGGGAGCAGCTCAGCCCTTCGCACCCGCCACTGGCCGCCTGCCTGGGCAGTGAT GTGGATGTCCAGCTTCAGATAGTGGTGCCGCGGCCAGGCCGCTATGTCCTGGTGGTGGAGTATGCCAATGAGGATGCCCGTCAGGAGGTGGGCGTGGCTGTGCACAGCCCCCAGCAGGCCCCCCAGCAGGGCACACTCACCATCCACCCCTGCCCATACAG CACCCTGTGCCGCGGCCCTGCTTTGGACACTCAGCACCACTTGGCCACCTTCCTGCTGGACTCAGAGGCCAGCGTCCGGCTCACAGCTGAGCAGGCGCGCTTCTTCCTG CACAGCGTGAGCCTGGTGCCCCTGGGGGACTTCAGCATGGAGCTCGTGGAGCCGCGGGTGCGCTGCGTGGGCAGCCACGGCACCTTTGGCCCCGGCAG TGCCGCCTGTCTGCCCTCCCGCTTCCCGAAGCCGCCGCAGCCCATTGTTCTCAGGGACTGCCAGGTGCTGCCCCTGCCTCCCGGCCTCCCCCTGACCCACTCCCAGGAGTTGACTCCCGGGGCACCCCCAGCAGGACCTCAGCCTCGGCCCCCCACTGCTGTGGACCCCGACGCAGAACCCACCTTGCTGCGCCACCCCCAG GGCACCGTGGTCTTCACCACCCAGGTGCCCACCCTGGGCCGCTACGCCTTTCTGCTGCACAGCTACCAGCCGGCCCACCCCACCTTCCCCGTGGAGGTGCTCATTAACGGGGGCCGCATCTGGCAGG GCCACGCCAACGCCAGCTTCTGCCCCCATGGTTACGGCTGCCGCACGCTGGTGCTGTGTGAGGGCCAGGCCGTGCTGGACGTGACTGACCCTGAGCTCACTGTGACCGTGCGCGTGCCCGAGGGCCGGTGGCTCTGGCTG GATTACATCCTGGTGGTCCCTGCGGAGGTCTACAGCTCCAGCTACCTCCGAGAGGAGCCCCTGGACAAGTCCTATGACTTCATCAGCCACTGTGCGGCCCACGGCTACCACATCAG CCCCAGCAGCTCATCCCTGTTCTGCCGAAATGCCGccgcctccctctccctcttctacAATAACGGGGCCCGGCCTTGTGGCTGCCATGAGGTGGGAGCCACAGGCCCCTCGTGTGAGCGCTTTGGGGGCCAGTGTCCCTGCCGGGCCCATGTTATTGGCCGCGACTGCTCCCGCTGTGCCACTGGCTACTGGGGCTTCCCCAACTGCAGAC CCTGTGACTGTGGTACCCGCCTGTGTGACGAGCGCACAGGCCGGTGCATCTGCCCCCCACGCACGGTGCCCCCCGACTGCCTGGTCTGCCAGCCCCAGACCTTCGGCTGCCACCCCCTGGTGGGCTGTGAGGAGTGTAACTGCTCAGGGCCCGGCGTCCAGGAGCTCACCGACCCCACCTGTGATGTGGACAGTGGACAGTGCAG GTGCAGACCCAACGTGACCGGGCGCCGCTGTGACTCCTGTGCCCCCGGCTTCCACGGCTACCCCCGCTGCCTCCCCTGCCAGTGTCACGAGGCAGGCACGGCACCCAGCATCTGTGACCCCATCACAGGTCACTGCCACTGCAAG gaGAATGTGCAGGGCCCACGGTGCGACCAGTGTCGCCTCGGAACCTTCTCCCTGGAGGCTGCCAACCCCAAGGGCTGCACCCGCTGCTTCTGCTTCGGGGCCACAGAGAGCTGCAGGAGCTCCGTCCATGGCCGCCACGAG TTTGTGGACATGGAGGGCTGGACACTGCTGAGCAGTGACCGGCAGGTGGTGCCCCATGAGTGGCGGGCAGCGACGGAGCTGCTCCATGCAGACCTGAGGCGCGTGGACGACACCTTCCCCGAGCTGTATTGGCAGGCGCCCCGCTCCTACCTGGGGGACCGG GTGTCGTCCTATGGTGGGACCCTCCGCTATGAACTGCACTCAGAGACCCAGCGCGGTGACGTCTTCATCCCCACAGAGAGCCGGCCAGATGTGGTGCTGCAG GGCAACCAGATGAGCATCATGTTCCTAGAGCCGGCGTACCCCGCACCGGGCCATGTTCATCGAGGGCAGCTGCAGCTGGTGGAG GGAAACTTTCGACACCTGGAGACCCACAGCGCTGTGTCCCGGGAAGAGCTCATGATGGTGCTGGCGGGCCTGGAGCAGCTGCAGATCCGTGCCCTCTTCTCACAGACCTCCTCGGCCATCTCCCTGGGTAGGGTGGTGCTGGAGGTGGCCAGCAAGGCAGGCAGAGGGCCTCCGGCCAGCAGTGTAGAGCTGTGCATGTGCCCAGCCAACTACCGTGGGGACTCGTGCCAG GAATGTGCCCCCGGCTACTACCGGGACATCAAAGGCCTCTTTCTGGGCCGCTGTGTGCCCTGTCAGTGCCACGGCCATTCAGACCGCTGCCTCCCTGGCTCTGGCATCTGTGTG GGCTGCCAGCACAACACCGAGGGGGACCACTGTGAGCGCTGCCAGACTGGTTTTGTGCGCGGCAGCTCAGGGGACCCCACAGCCCCCTGTGTCAGCTGCCCCTGCCCCCTGGCAGTACCTTCCAACAA CTTCGCGGAGGGCTGTGTCCTGCGAGGTGGCCGCACCCAGTGCCTCTGCAGACCTGGTTATGCTGGAGCCTCCTGCGAGCG ATGCGCACCTGGCTTCTTCGGGAACCCTCTGGTGCTGGGCAGCGTGTGCCAGCCCTGTGATTGCAGTGGCAACGGTGACCCCAACGTGATTGTCAGTGACTGCGACCCCCTGACCGGGGCCTGCCGCGGCTGCCTGCACCACACCACAGGGCCCCGCTGCGAGCGCTGTGCCCCGGGATTCTACGGCAACGCCCTGCTGCCTGGCAACTGCACCC GGTGTGACTGCTCCCCCTGTGGGACCGAGACCTGTGATCCCCAGAGTGGGCACTGCCTCTGCAAGACAGGTGTGGCTGGGCAGCGCTGTGACCGCTGTCAG GAAGGACACTTTGGCTTTGAGGGCTGTGGGGGCTGCCAGCCTTGTGCCTGTGGACCAGCTGCAGAGAGCTCCAAGTGTCACCCCCAGACTGGACAGTGCCAGTGCCAACCCGGGGCCGGGGGACTCCAGTGCCGCGAGTGTGCCCCTGGTCACTGGGGGCACCCAGAGCAGGGCTGCAGGC GCTGCCAGTGCCCAGAGGGACACTGTGACCTGCACACAGGCCGCTGCACCTGTCCCCCAGGGCTCAGTGGGGAGCGCTGTGACACCTGCGGCCAGCAGCACCAGGTGCCGGTGCCTGGCGGGCCCGGGGGCCATGGTGTCCACTGCGAAG TGTGTGACCACTGCGTGGTCCTGCTCCTGGATGACTTGGAGCGGGCTGGcgccctcctccccaccctccgtGAGCAGCTCCAGGGTGTCAATGCCAGCTCCGTGGCCTGGGCCCGGCTGCACAGGCTGAACGCCTCCATCGTGGACCTACAG AGCCAGCTCCGGAGCCCATTGGGCCCCCGCCATGAGATGACACAGCAGCTGCAGGCCCTGGAGGAGCAGAGCACGAACCTTGGGCAGGACGTGCAGCAGCTGGGTGGCCAG GCTGCAGGAGCCCGAGACTGGGCAGGCCAACTGCTGGGCACCACTGAGGCCACCCTCAGCCGGGTGCAGGTGCTGCTGGGGACCCTCCAGGCTGTGGACCACACCCTGAATG AGTTGGCATCCCAGATGGGCCACCTGTCACCAGCCAATGCTTCAGTCCCGTCGGGTGAGCAGCTGCGCCAGACGCTGGCAGAGGTGGAACGGCTGCTCCAGGAGATGCGGGCACGTGACCTGGAGGCCCCCCGGGCAGTGGCAGAAACTGAGCTAGCTGAGGCCCAGAGGC TGCTGGCCCGCGTCCAGGATCAGCTGACCAGCCGCTGGGAGGAGAATCAGGCACTGGCTACACGCACCCGCAATCAGCTGGCCCAGCACGAGGCCAGCCTCATGGACCTGCGTGAGGCCCTGAACCGGGCAGTGGACACCACACTGGAGGCTGAAGAACTCAATAGCCACAACCTGGCACGCCTGGAGGAGGCCTTG CAACGGAAGCAGGAGCTGTCCCGGGACAATGCCACCCTGCAGGACACTCTGCAGGCTGCCAGGCACACCCTGGCCCGTGTCTCTGAGCTTCTGCACGGCATGGACCAGGCTGAGGAG GACCTAGAGCACCTGGCTGCCAACCTGGATGGGGCCCGGACACCACTGTTGCAGAAGATACAGACTTTCTCCCCAGCGGGCAGCAAGGTGGACTTGGTGGAGGCTGCCGAGGCCCACGCACAGCAGCTGGACCAGCTGGCCCACAACCTGTCCAG CATCATCCTCGGTGTCAACCAGGACCGCTTCATCCAGAGGGCCGTGGAGGCCAGCAATGCCTACAGCAGCATCCTGGAAGCCGTGCAGGCTGCGGAGGTGGCCGCTGGCCAGGCTCAACAGCAGGCAAGCCGTACATGGGAG GTGGTGGTGCAGCAGGGCCTGGCAGCTCAAGCCCAACAGCTGCTGACCAACAGCAGTGCCCTGGAAGAGGCCGTCCGTGGGCAGCAGCAGAGGTTGGGCCTCG CACGGGTCACCCTGCAAGGTGCCAGGACCCAGCTCCACGATGTCCAGGCCAAGAAGGACCAGCTTGCAGCCCAGATCCAGGCCACCCAGGCCATGTTGGCCATGGACACAG ATGGGACTGCGGAGAAGATCAGCCATGCTAAGACTGTGGCCAGAGAAGCACAGGACACGGCTGCCCGTGTGCAGTCTCAGCTCAAGGACATGCAGAGGAACGTGGAACGGTGGCAGGGCCAGTTTGGGGGCCTGCAGGGCCAGGACCTGGGCCAGGTGGTGCTCGACACAGGCCGCTCAG TGTCCACCCTGGAGAAGACTCTGCCGCAGCTGCTGGCCAAGCTGGGTGACCTGGAGAACCGTGGAGGGCACAACGCCAGCCTGGCTCTGTCTGCCAACATCGGCCGCGTGCGGGAGCTCATTGCCCAGGCCCGGGGTGCCGCCAGCAAG GTCAAGGTGCCCATGAAGTTCAATGGGCGCTCTTGGGTGCAACTGCGTGCCCCGCGGGACCTTGCTGATCTCGCCGCCTACACTGCGCTCAAGTTCTACCTGCAGGACTCGGAGCCAGCACCGCCACCCGGGCAGGATGCTGGGGACCACTTTGTATTGTACATGGGCAGCCGCCAG GCCACTGGAGACTACATGGGCGTGTCCCTGCGCAACCAGAAGGTGCACTGGGTGTACCGGCTGGGGGAGGCCGGGACTGCAACCCTCAGCGTGGACCAGAACATCGGGGAGCAGTTCGCAGCTGTCAGCATGGACAG GACCCTCCAGTTTGGCCACATGTCTGTCACGGTGGAAAACCAGATGGTCCACGAGACCAAGGGGGACACCGAGGCCCCTGGGGCAGAAGGTCTGCTCAGCCTGCGGCCTGATGACTTTGTCTTCTATGTGGGAGGGTACCCAAGCAATTTCACG CCCCCTGCACCTCTCCACTTCCCTGGTTACCGGGGCTGCATTGAGATGGACACTCTAAACGAGGAGGTGATCAGTCTCTATAACTTCGAGAGGACCTTTTTGCTCAACACAGCCGTGGACAAGCCGTGTGCCCG CTCCAAGTCGACTGGGGACCCATGGCTCACAGACGGCTCCTACCTGGATGGCACGGGCTTCGCCCGCATCGGCTTCGAGAGGCAGCCCAGCAGCACAAAGCGCTTTGAACAGGAGCTTCGCCTCGTGTCCCACAGTGGGATCATCTTCTTCCTGGAGCACCAG GGCCAGTTCCTGTGCCTGGCCGTGCGCGAAGGCAGCCTTGTGCTCCTCTTCGACTTCGGCGCTGGGCTGAAGGAGGCCATCCCGCTGCAGCCCCCGCCCCCACTGACTGCGGCCAGCAAGGCG CCACTGCCCCTCCAGATCCAGGTGTTCCTGCTGGCCGGCAGCCGCAAGCGCGTGCTGGTGCGCGTGGAGAGGGCCACGGTGTTCAGCGTGGACCAGGACAACGCCCTGGAGCTGGCCGACGCCTACTACCTGGGTGGGGTGCCTCCAGAGCAGCTGCCCCCGAG CCTGCTCGGGCTCTTCCCCTCCGGAGGCTCCATCCGCGGCTGCGTCAAGGGCATCAAGGCCCTGGGCAAGTACGTGGACCTCAAGAGGCTCAACACCTCGGGCATCAGCTTCGGCTGCACCGCGGACCTGCTG GTGGGACGCGCGGTTGCGCTGCACGGCCACGGCTTCCTGCCCCTGGCCCTCCCCGCCGTGGTGCCCCTCACCAGCGACGACTTCTACTCTGGCTTTGGCTTCCGCAGCACCCAGGACGACGGCCTGCTCTACTACCACACGTCCCCG GACGGGTCCTGCCAGGTGTCCTTGCAGCAGGGCCACATGGTCCTTCAGTTTCTGAGAACAGAGGTGAAGATAGACGGGGTCTTTGCTGACGGAGCCAGCCACTATGTCACCTTCTACCGCAACGGCACAGA GCTTATGGTCTCCGTGGATGACCAGCTGCAGCCGACGATGAGGCACCAGGGACCCAGGCTCCCCACGCCCGAGGGCCCCCCACAGCTCTTCCTGGGAGGCCAGCCTGAGTCTGGTATCTTGCCCAACTTCAGTGGCTGCATCAGCAACGTTTTTGTTAAGCG GCTCCAGGGGCCGCAGCGCGTGCTCGACTTGCAGCAGAACTTGGGTGGAGTCAACGTGAGCACGGGCTGTGCGCCAGCCTCCCCGCGCACCCAGACCCTGGGGCAGGGACCACGAGGACTGCGGGCCGCGGTGCGGAAG GCCTCCCACCCCAGCCGTCGGCCCAGCCAGGGATCTGCCTGCAGGCCACCCCTGCATCTCCGAACCATCCAAGACGCCTACCAGTTTGGGGGGCCCCTGCCTAGTCACCTGGAGTTTGCGGGTGTCCTGGTCCCCCAGAG GTCCCGCATCGCGATGCTCGTCCGCCCTGACGCCCCCCGGGGCCTCCTGCTCTTGGCTGCCCCCTTGACGGCTAGCAGCCCCTCCCTGGCGCTCTTCCTGAGCCACGGATACTTGGTCGCACAAACAGAAGGCCCTGGGCTGCAGCTCCGCGTCCAAAGCCGCCAGCGTTTGCGGGCAGGCCGGTGGCACACG GTGTCTGTGCGCTGGGAGGAGAGTCGGATCCGGTTGCTGGTGGACGGAACCCGGGCCAGGAGCCAGAAGGGACGCCCCCAGAGGGTGACAGCCCCCTGGTCACACACCCTCTTTGTGGGGGGCCTCCCGGTTGGCAGACACAGCCCCAAGCTCCCT GTGGCCACCGGGCTCAGTGGCTGTGTGAAAGGACTGCAGCTGAATGGGGAGCCCCTGGGGGACCCCACACAGATAGTGGGGGTCACACCCTGCCCCTCAGGCCCCCTGCAGGACGGCCTCTTCTTCCCGGGTGGTGGAGTCCTCACTCTAG ACCTCCCGGAGGCCACCCTGCCCGACGTGCGTCTGGAGCTGGAGGTGCGGCCCCTGGCAGCCACTGGCCTGGTCTTCCACCTGGGCCGCACCCAGGATGCCCCCTACCTGCAGCTACAGTTGTCCAAGGAGCAG GTCCTGCTGCGGGCAGACGACGGGGCAGGCGAGTTTGCCACGTGGGTGACACACCCCACTGTACTGTGTGACGGGAAGTGGCACCGACTGGCAG CCATCAAGGGCGGGAGCGTGATCCGGCTGGAGGTGGACACACACAGCAACCACACGGTGGGCCCCTCGCCGGGCACCCTGGCTGATGCCCCAGCACCGCTGCACCTTGGAGGCCTGCCTG CCCTCCTCGTCCTTCTGCACCTGCCCCAGAGCCCACAGCGACAGCGCCTGGACGCCCCACCTTTCAGGGCTGCATGA